A DNA window from Campylobacter lari contains the following coding sequences:
- the flhA gene encoding flagellar biosynthesis protein FlhA, translated as MAKRDIFSLVLPWIAPLVAPILKAKSLTIVAVIIAILAIIIVPLPSIVLDFFLALSIAISVLIILISLYIPKPTDLTTFPTMILIITLFRLSLNIATTRMILSEGHQGPAAVSDIVASFGEFVVGGNYVIGMVVFCILVLINFMVVTKGSTRVSEVQARFTLDAMPGKQMAIDADLNAGLIDEKTARARRQEIIAEANFYGAMDGSSKFIKGDAVAGIIITIVNLIGGFMIGYFQHDMELGECASTYTILTIGDGLVSQIPGLITSTATAIIITRASKDEDNFAEGSINQLLGEYKTLLIVGFVLFIFALVPGLPHFSLGFMALVFLGLGYMIKQVQEGKIQINAISAKKSQETHEEEQAKPQKRSEEEILKEEENKITDILKLEILELELGYGLIKLAESELTERIRSTRRNIAQSLGFLMPKIRIRDNLQLKPNEYTFKLKGVGIASAEIYPDKYLAMDSGFITEPIEGIATKEPAFNSDALWIESSLKDEATLNGYIVIDPASVISTHMSELIKANASELLTKQEVQNLLDKIKNDYPIVVDDCLRVASIGLIQKVLKALLKEHIPIKDMLTILESISDIAEVSKSLDMIIEHVRASLARAITNLYVDEKGQISFYIFDAAAAAKLMEHVQFKDGSYHLMINVAQTGALVEALKAELASVANTRIKPFLLCVEPQLRKFIADICSNFGINITVLSFAEIAENTKFETEGIIKVDNL; from the coding sequence ATGGCTAAAAGGGATATTTTTAGCTTAGTATTGCCTTGGATTGCTCCACTTGTTGCACCTATTTTAAAGGCAAAGAGTCTAACTATAGTAGCTGTAATTATTGCAATTTTAGCTATTATTATAGTACCTTTACCAAGTATAGTTTTAGATTTTTTTCTTGCTTTAAGTATAGCAATTTCGGTTTTAATTATTTTAATTTCTTTATATATACCAAAGCCTACGGATTTAACAACTTTTCCAACTATGATTTTAATTATCACGCTTTTTAGACTTTCACTTAACATAGCTACAACGCGTATGATTTTGAGTGAGGGTCATCAAGGACCAGCTGCTGTTAGTGATATAGTGGCAAGTTTTGGTGAATTTGTTGTTGGCGGTAATTATGTTATAGGTATGGTTGTTTTTTGTATTTTGGTTTTAATCAATTTTATGGTTGTAACTAAAGGTAGTACAAGGGTTTCTGAAGTTCAAGCAAGATTTACCCTTGATGCAATGCCAGGTAAGCAAATGGCTATTGATGCGGATTTAAATGCAGGTTTGATTGATGAAAAAACTGCACGCGCAAGACGCCAAGAAATCATAGCTGAAGCAAATTTTTATGGAGCAATGGATGGTTCTTCTAAATTTATAAAAGGGGATGCTGTTGCTGGGATTATTATCACCATTGTAAATTTAATTGGTGGGTTTATGATAGGTTATTTTCAGCATGATATGGAGCTTGGAGAATGTGCTTCAACTTATACTATATTAACAATAGGCGATGGACTTGTTTCTCAAATTCCTGGACTTATAACTTCAACGGCAACTGCAATTATCATCACGCGTGCTAGTAAAGATGAGGATAATTTTGCTGAAGGTTCTATCAATCAGCTTTTAGGGGAATACAAAACTTTATTAATTGTAGGCTTTGTTTTATTTATATTTGCTTTAGTACCAGGCTTGCCACATTTTTCTTTGGGCTTTATGGCTTTGGTGTTTTTAGGACTTGGTTATATGATAAAGCAAGTGCAAGAAGGTAAAATTCAAATCAATGCAATTTCAGCTAAAAAGTCTCAAGAAACCCATGAAGAAGAACAAGCTAAACCTCAAAAACGCAGCGAAGAAGAAATCTTAAAAGAAGAAGAGAATAAAATCACAGATATTTTAAAATTAGAAATTTTAGAATTAGAATTAGGTTATGGACTTATCAAACTAGCAGAAAGTGAATTAACAGAGCGTATTAGATCAACAAGACGCAATATAGCTCAAAGTTTAGGTTTTTTAATGCCAAAAATTAGAATTAGAGATAATTTGCAATTAAAACCAAATGAATATACTTTTAAACTCAAAGGTGTAGGTATAGCTAGTGCTGAAATTTATCCTGATAAATATCTAGCTATGGATAGTGGTTTTATCACTGAACCTATCGAAGGTATAGCTACTAAAGAACCTGCTTTTAATTCTGATGCTTTGTGGATAGAATCATCTTTAAAAGACGAGGCAACGCTGAATGGTTATATTGTAATTGATCCAGCAAGTGTGATTTCAACCCATATGAGTGAGCTTATAAAAGCTAATGCTTCAGAGCTTTTAACTAAACAAGAAGTGCAAAATTTATTAGATAAAATCAAAAATGATTATCCTATCGTGGTAGATGATTGTTTAAGGGTTGCTAGTATAGGTTTAATTCAAAAAGTTTTAAAAGCTTTACTTAAAGAGCATATTCCTATTAAAGATATGCTTACAATTTTAGAATCAATTAGTGATATAGCTGAAGTAAGCAAGAGTTTGGATATGATTATTGAGCATGTAAGGGCTTCTTTAGCAAGAGCAATTACAAATTTATATGTGGATGAAAAAGGGCAAATTAGCTTTTATATTTTTGATGCAGCTGCAGCTGCAAAATTAATGGAGCATGTGCAGTTTAAAGATGGTTCGTATCATTTAATGATAAATGTAGCCCAAACTGGTGCTTTAGTAGAAGCTTTAAAAGCTGAACTTGCAAGTGTGGCAAATACAAGAATTAAACCTTTCTTGCTTTGTGTTGAGCCACAACTTAGAAAATTCATTGCTGATATTTGTTCTAATTTTGGTATTAATATTACAGTTTTAAGTTTTGCTGAGATTGCAGAAAATACTAAATTTGAAACAGAAGGTATCATAAAAGTTGATAATTTATAA
- a CDS encoding DHH family phosphoesterase, which yields MKIYHLSHTDLDGYACQYVLDFYFKNCYFYNSNYGKEINENFNVIFKNIEEDLKQSPNEEFVILITDLNLTLSQCEDFQKAIEGKKIKLLLLDHHQSGLECMQKYPWYFLDDKRCATKIVYDFFSKCYGENKALSEFVDVVNAVDIWLSEDENFELGKVLLGMVSGAKEINRVMFAQENIKYLFYLFDVCRKYIHQKNAHINLDDDLHGLKKSFFKKENDDTLSNLISKFIVERLSVNKEKFSVFYKGSKGLLTSNIGNTSVIGNDFLMQNPDFDFFVDLSSRKTLSFRANNKIDVSLMAKSLVNGGGHKNASGGLFAAYKDSSNYDFIKAQFVDLIKSKELKENNENKS from the coding sequence ATGAAAATTTATCATCTTTCACATACGGATTTAGATGGCTATGCTTGTCAGTATGTGCTAGATTTTTATTTTAAGAATTGTTATTTTTATAATTCTAATTATGGTAAAGAGATTAATGAAAATTTTAATGTGATTTTTAAAAATATAGAGGAAGATTTAAAGCAAAGTCCTAATGAAGAATTTGTGATTTTAATCACAGATTTAAATTTAACATTAAGTCAATGTGAAGATTTTCAAAAAGCCATAGAAGGAAAAAAAATTAAGCTTTTACTTTTAGATCATCATCAAAGTGGCTTAGAATGTATGCAAAAATATCCTTGGTATTTTTTAGATGATAAAAGATGTGCTACTAAGATTGTTTATGATTTTTTTAGTAAATGTTATGGCGAAAATAAGGCTTTGTCAGAATTTGTAGATGTGGTAAATGCAGTAGATATTTGGTTGAGTGAAGATGAGAATTTTGAACTTGGAAAAGTACTACTTGGTATGGTTTCTGGAGCAAAAGAAATCAATAGAGTAATGTTTGCACAAGAAAATATCAAATATCTTTTTTATCTTTTTGATGTTTGTAGAAAATACATTCATCAAAAAAATGCTCATATTAATTTAGATGATGATTTACATGGCTTAAAAAAATCTTTTTTTAAAAAAGAAAATGATGATACTTTAAGCAATTTAATTTCTAAATTTATAGTAGAAAGACTAAGTGTAAATAAAGAAAAATTTAGTGTATTTTATAAAGGAAGTAAAGGTTTATTAACTTCAAATATAGGCAATACTTCCGTAATTGGAAATGATTTTTTAATGCAAAATCCTGATTTTGATTTTTTTGTTGATCTTAGTTCGAGAAAAACCTTAAGTTTTAGAGCAAATAATAAAATCGATGTGAGTTTGATGGCTAAAAGCTTGGTCAATGGGGGAGGGCATAAAAATGCTAGCGGAGGATTATTTGCTGCGTATAAAGATAGCTCTAACTATGATTTCATAAAAGCACAATTTGTAGATTTAATTAAAAGCAAAGAATTAAAGGAAAATAATGAAAACAAATCATGA